One window from the genome of Bacillus tianshenii encodes:
- a CDS encoding DUF115 domain-containing protein — MLIENKDFLRKHYRHIRNLLNQFEEQENKQTVELIDTKIGEPTAMVYSDSRPQYVHSKYDPIKEAERLVEQYSDQIDNYEHVIFYGVGFGYHIEAFMNRYPKYTYTIYEPSIEMFYHFMSTRSLKILHLNRLNDIFIESSPEEGSFYLRKLTDQIQQRILMIPLPSYERIFAKQYEHFLQNFKEGIKSKRSNFITDLSFSTRWTFNSLANLPYTFTTPNILKGYKSIFQNKPLIIAAAGPSLEDEYENLRYIKENKLAYIFAIGSANRALVAKGILPDAVCTYDPQQHNYGVYQKMMEQGIDKSVPMIYGTSVGFETLTRYQGPKLHMITSQDTVSQYYLKDKENTAIPIVQDAPTIAAVTYQLACQLGCNPVILVGQNLGFRYNQYYSKEVGYNTKDRTVNVMEKDKKEVMKVKDVYGNEIETNPSFENMRQNLQIYIANNSQVKTINTTKGGAAIEGAQFAPLEELIESSLHEKVVVDEWYKKSNPSYDLGFTVNKITKIEKNLQLFRKQYKELKKLFEEMKKNITPSKKVNNSKLIERFDKQIKKFTANDYYNVYVLPINRTHYQALSIKASNIRKQINEFEKIKLILDAFEPFIEKCKQIGEQVAWSVFSVHDEINSSLQEEENKYYPCDSGVFQFEGEWKRYNFGPGVDVERYYLQFGTSEPESIIRFKLRGTSLRIYGMKFRSSTQNIEVTVDSKRYKVSTKDVKVDSEVVNKSQVIFEIGRLDDGIHNIEIKVLDDNRFMFSGVQISKDSRIYHINEVEELKELSKGKRIRCHYESTLNTVGFFKGIGMETTSFIPSNSSPLPSGDFYFVMVEEGKCIADRNLQKDISWEKLHGKGLTNIKGVPLSNLKEKLNIRLLTGGNNINTKENEWNDYIKDPTIPYDNSIFWNLTEDQLVWCIENNEDKKTAVARGRYTLKGKSYGSNLHSFHEIPISNMGKSYFRPVCLF, encoded by the coding sequence ATGTTAATTGAAAATAAAGATTTTTTAAGAAAGCACTATCGACACATTCGAAATTTATTAAATCAATTTGAAGAACAAGAGAATAAGCAAACAGTTGAACTTATTGATACCAAGATTGGGGAACCGACTGCAATGGTATACAGTGATAGTCGTCCCCAATATGTTCACAGCAAATATGATCCTATTAAAGAAGCTGAGCGATTAGTTGAGCAATACAGTGATCAAATTGATAATTATGAGCATGTTATCTTTTATGGAGTAGGATTCGGCTATCACATTGAAGCTTTTATGAACCGTTATCCTAAATATACTTACACGATCTATGAACCTAGTATTGAAATGTTTTATCATTTCATGTCAACTAGGTCTTTAAAAATACTTCATTTGAATCGACTAAATGATATTTTTATAGAATCTTCACCTGAAGAAGGAAGTTTTTATTTAAGAAAATTGACTGATCAAATTCAGCAACGAATATTGATGATCCCGTTACCTAGTTATGAACGTATTTTTGCAAAACAGTATGAACATTTTTTGCAAAATTTTAAGGAAGGTATAAAATCAAAGCGCTCTAATTTTATTACAGACCTTTCATTTAGTACACGCTGGACATTCAACAGCTTAGCTAATTTACCATACACATTTACCACCCCAAATATTTTAAAAGGTTATAAATCGATTTTTCAAAACAAGCCCTTAATTATCGCAGCAGCAGGGCCTTCCCTTGAAGATGAGTATGAAAATTTACGTTATATTAAAGAAAATAAGTTAGCATATATTTTTGCAATTGGTTCTGCAAACCGTGCATTGGTGGCTAAGGGGATTCTTCCTGATGCAGTTTGTACATATGATCCCCAACAGCATAACTATGGTGTATACCAAAAAATGATGGAACAAGGCATCGATAAATCTGTACCAATGATTTATGGAACAAGTGTAGGCTTTGAGACATTGACAAGGTATCAGGGGCCCAAATTGCATATGATTACAAGTCAAGATACCGTTTCGCAATATTATTTAAAAGATAAAGAAAACACCGCTATTCCAATAGTCCAAGATGCACCAACAATTGCAGCGGTTACTTATCAACTTGCATGTCAATTAGGGTGTAATCCTGTTATACTAGTTGGTCAAAATTTAGGCTTTAGATACAATCAATATTATTCTAAGGAAGTTGGCTATAATACAAAGGACCGAACTGTAAATGTTATGGAGAAAGATAAAAAAGAAGTCATGAAAGTAAAAGATGTATACGGTAATGAAATTGAGACAAACCCATCATTTGAAAATATGAGACAAAATTTACAAATATATATAGCTAATAATTCTCAAGTTAAAACTATTAATACTACAAAAGGTGGTGCTGCAATAGAAGGAGCACAATTTGCACCATTAGAAGAATTGATAGAATCAAGCTTACATGAAAAAGTGGTGGTGGATGAATGGTACAAGAAATCTAATCCGTCATATGATTTAGGATTTACGGTAAATAAAATAACCAAAATAGAGAAGAATTTACAATTATTTCGTAAACAATACAAGGAATTAAAGAAGCTCTTCGAGGAAATGAAAAAAAATATTACTCCAAGTAAAAAAGTGAATAATAGTAAATTAATTGAACGATTTGATAAACAGATAAAGAAGTTTACAGCTAACGATTATTATAATGTTTATGTTCTTCCTATTAATCGAACACATTATCAAGCATTATCAATAAAAGCCTCGAACATTCGAAAACAAATAAATGAATTTGAAAAAATAAAACTGATTTTAGATGCATTTGAACCTTTTATTGAGAAATGTAAACAGATCGGAGAGCAAGTTGCTTGGAGTGTGTTTAGCGTCCATGATGAAATTAATAGCTCATTGCAAGAAGAAGAAAATAAGTACTATCCATGTGATAGTGGCGTGTTTCAATTTGAAGGTGAATGGAAGAGATATAATTTTGGTCCTGGTGTTGATGTTGAGAGATATTACCTTCAATTTGGCACATCTGAACCGGAGTCAATCATTCGTTTTAAACTTAGAGGTACATCATTAAGAATTTACGGCATGAAATTTAGGAGTTCTACCCAAAATATTGAAGTGACAGTGGATAGTAAACGTTATAAAGTATCAACTAAAGATGTAAAGGTAGATTCAGAGGTAGTAAATAAAAGTCAAGTTATTTTTGAAATAGGAAGATTGGATGACGGTATCCATAACATAGAAATTAAGGTATTAGATGATAATAGATTTATGTTTTCAGGAGTTCAAATTAGTAAAGATAGTCGTATTTACCATATAAATGAAGTGGAAGAGTTAAAGGAACTAAGTAAAGGAAAACGCATTCGTTGTCACTATGAATCTACTCTAAATACAGTTGGGTTTTTTAAGGGAATTGGAATGGAAACAACAAGTTTTATACCTTCAAATTCAAGTCCACTACCTAGTGGGGATTTTTATTTTGTAATGGTTGAAGAAGGGAAATGTATCGCTGATAGGAATTTGCAAAAAGATATAAGCTGGGAAAAGCTTCATGGAAAAGGTCTAACTAATATAAAAGGAGTACCTCTTAGCAATCTTAAAGAGAAACTTAACATAAGACTACTGACAGGAGGAAATAATATAAATACCAAAGAAAATGAATGGAATGATTATATTAAAGATCCTACCATTCCTTATGATAATAGTATATTTTGGAACCTGACAGAGGACCAATTAGTATGGTGTATAGAGAACAATGAAGATAAGAAAACAGCTGTTGCTAGAGGGAGGTATACTTTAAAAGGCAAGTCGTATGGAAGTAACTTACACTCATTTCATGAAATCCCTATTAGTAATATGGGTAAATCCTATTTTCGACCAGTATGTTTATTTTAA
- the csrA gene encoding carbon storage regulator CsrA yields MLVLRRKVNESLKIGDDIEITILAIEGEQIKLGIEAPKHIEIHRKEVYLSIQQENNEAATNSLDLLQQINQNIKK; encoded by the coding sequence ATGCTCGTCTTAAGACGCAAAGTGAATGAATCCCTCAAGATTGGCGATGACATCGAAATTACCATCCTTGCAATAGAAGGCGAACAAATCAAACTAGGCATCGAAGCACCAAAGCATATCGAGATTCATCGCAAAGAAGTGTACCTATCCATTCAACAAGAAAACAACGAAGCCGCCACAAACTCATTAGACCTACTTCAACAAATTAATCAAAACATAAAAAAATAA
- the flgL gene encoding flagellar hook-associated protein FlgL: MRITQSMLTQNNLRYISKNYERMGSIQDQLVTGKKITRPSDDPVVAMKGMRYRSQVVEVEQFKRNIGEGFSWMENGDAALDETGQVLHRIRELTVQASNDSYDESARKNISKEITRLQEHLVALAETKVGDKYIFNGTNTDASPVDATKMNVDFEGFKTKLATPSNAENYSITYKGRTYKYDSDNGSDEFKFKYNDNESITINITNSKVEHSIFEKRKLMPEEPAVETITEIADSDLVISHNESVSFNNQDVEIEVLKGVTIPINIRSQNAFSINMFSGIESIKKMLTNPDVESADISTAIDEIDRFMDDVVSTRAELGARTNRAEMVENRLLKQEVIAKQTVSENEDIDFEKAIIDLKTQESIHRASLAAGARIIQPTLMDFLR, translated from the coding sequence ATGCGTATTACACAATCAATGCTGACACAGAATAATTTAAGATATATTAGCAAGAACTATGAGCGAATGGGCAGCATCCAAGACCAGCTTGTAACAGGTAAAAAAATCACACGTCCTTCTGATGACCCAGTAGTAGCGATGAAAGGTATGCGTTACCGAAGCCAAGTAGTTGAAGTTGAGCAATTTAAGCGAAATATTGGTGAAGGGTTTAGCTGGATGGAGAACGGGGATGCTGCACTTGATGAGACAGGTCAAGTCTTGCACCGTATTCGTGAACTAACTGTTCAAGCTTCCAATGACAGTTATGATGAAAGTGCTAGAAAAAACATTTCCAAAGAGATTACTCGTCTACAAGAGCATCTTGTTGCACTTGCTGAAACAAAGGTCGGGGATAAGTATATTTTTAATGGGACAAATACAGATGCTTCACCGGTTGACGCGACAAAAATGAATGTAGACTTTGAAGGCTTTAAAACAAAACTTGCTACTCCTTCGAATGCTGAAAATTATTCTATAACCTACAAAGGAAGAACGTATAAGTACGATTCCGATAATGGCAGCGATGAATTTAAGTTTAAGTATAATGACAATGAATCAATTACCATTAATATTACGAATTCAAAGGTTGAACATAGCATATTTGAAAAAAGAAAGTTAATGCCGGAAGAACCTGCCGTGGAGACGATTACTGAAATTGCAGATAGCGATTTAGTTATATCTCATAATGAATCAGTTTCTTTCAACAATCAAGATGTTGAGATTGAAGTGTTAAAAGGTGTTACGATTCCGATAAATATTCGTTCACAAAATGCTTTCTCAATTAATATGTTCAGTGGGATTGAATCAATTAAGAAAATGTTAACGAATCCAGATGTGGAATCTGCGGATATTAGTACTGCCATTGATGAAATTGATCGTTTTATGGATGATGTTGTTTCTACTCGCGCAGAACTTGGAGCGCGAACAAATCGGGCTGAAATGGTTGAAAATCGTCTCTTGAAGCAAGAGGTCATTGCAAAGCAAACAGTTTCTGAGAATGAAGATATTGATTTTGAAAAAGCCATTATTGACTTGAAAACCCAAGAAAGCATCCACCGTGCTTCTTTAGCAGCTGGTGCTCGGATTATTCAGCCAACACTTATGGATTTCTTGCGTTAA
- the flgK gene encoding flagellar hook-associated protein FlgK, with the protein MRSTFMGLETSLRALHTQQAALHTTGHNIANANTPGYTRQRVNFEQTEPYPAPAMNRPAIPGQMGTGVKAGDIQRVRDEFIDMQFRGENSKFSYWEGRSEVLSQMENIMNEPTDEGLANTMDQFWNALQDLAVEPQNSGARRVVRQRGIALAETFNYTYDSLKAIQTDYRKEIDVTQTEANSIIRQINQVNKQIGDIEPHGYLPNDLYDERDRLVDQLSSIMNVKVKRVDSGGNPSKAAEGLYDIYVADPEGNILTDKNGRQIKLVDANSQTATGIHIQYVNRAESDSPVQEIKFFELNENKEGFKGITDPDTATANYHLESFNDLKSNGKLKAYIEGYGYLKDPSPSTSVEGIFTEMMSDLDEMAFTFADHFNLVHQSGWSINDIENGTQSGTDFFSYSGTISPTEDDPSGAASRIQVSQDIIDDIDNIAAAAEGNVIAGAMERESVDPNTVGNPGITGIFDTSVLTTNPKQVRIDLTHTQGNTPPWTYTLSEIDESGNISATSSPVDITAADEKVTINGVKVDFSNVEIDTGGNSVETWTFTFPAEGVKPSDEAFVGNGSNALALANVKDAKLDYDGSLTSVQSFYQGMIGDMGVNAAESNRLADNALTLKDSVDKRRMSTSSVSLDEEMTNMIKFQHAYNAAARNMTAVDEMLDKIINGMGLVGR; encoded by the coding sequence ATGCGTTCGACTTTTATGGGATTAGAAACGTCGCTTCGAGCATTACACACGCAACAGGCTGCTTTGCATACAACAGGTCATAACATCGCAAATGCAAATACGCCTGGCTATACAAGGCAGCGAGTGAATTTCGAACAAACAGAACCATATCCAGCACCAGCTATGAACCGCCCGGCCATTCCTGGACAAATGGGTACAGGGGTTAAAGCAGGGGATATTCAGCGTGTTCGTGATGAGTTCATTGATATGCAATTTCGAGGAGAGAATTCGAAATTCAGTTATTGGGAAGGAAGAAGTGAGGTTCTTTCTCAAATGGAAAATATCATGAATGAACCAACAGATGAAGGTCTTGCTAATACGATGGACCAATTTTGGAATGCCTTGCAAGACTTAGCGGTAGAGCCTCAGAATTCTGGAGCAAGACGTGTAGTGCGTCAGCGCGGAATTGCACTTGCTGAAACATTTAACTATACCTATGATTCTCTGAAAGCTATTCAAACCGACTATCGCAAAGAAATCGATGTAACCCAAACAGAAGCAAACTCGATTATTCGACAGATCAATCAAGTTAATAAGCAAATTGGTGACATTGAGCCGCACGGTTATTTGCCAAATGACTTATATGATGAGCGGGATCGTCTAGTCGACCAGCTTTCGTCTATTATGAATGTGAAAGTGAAGCGTGTAGATAGCGGCGGAAACCCATCAAAGGCAGCTGAAGGATTATATGATATCTATGTAGCAGATCCAGAAGGGAATATATTAACAGATAAGAATGGCAGACAAATTAAATTAGTAGACGCCAATTCCCAAACAGCAACCGGCATCCATATTCAATATGTAAATCGCGCAGAATCGGATAGTCCAGTTCAAGAAATCAAGTTCTTCGAGCTAAACGAGAATAAAGAAGGATTTAAAGGCATAACTGATCCAGATACTGCAACAGCAAATTATCACTTAGAAAGCTTTAATGACTTGAAAAGCAACGGAAAGTTAAAAGCATATATTGAAGGCTACGGTTATCTGAAAGATCCTAGCCCTTCTACTTCTGTTGAAGGGATTTTCACAGAGATGATGAGTGATCTTGATGAAATGGCATTCACATTTGCCGATCACTTTAACTTAGTACATCAAAGTGGTTGGAGTATTAATGATATTGAAAATGGTACCCAGAGTGGAACTGACTTCTTTTCGTATTCTGGGACAATAAGTCCAACAGAAGACGATCCAAGTGGGGCAGCTTCAAGAATTCAAGTTTCTCAAGATATAATAGACGATATTGATAACATCGCAGCGGCTGCTGAAGGGAATGTTATTGCTGGGGCGATGGAACGTGAAAGTGTTGACCCGAATACGGTAGGGAATCCTGGGATTACAGGAATTTTCGATACTTCTGTATTGACTACAAACCCAAAACAAGTGCGAATCGATTTAACACATACTCAAGGTAATACACCGCCATGGACATATACCTTATCTGAAATCGATGAAAGTGGTAATATTTCAGCTACCTCTTCACCTGTTGATATAACAGCTGCAGATGAAAAGGTTACAATAAATGGTGTTAAAGTGGATTTCAGTAATGTTGAGATTGATACGGGAGGTAATTCGGTAGAAACCTGGACATTCACCTTCCCCGCAGAAGGGGTTAAACCTAGTGATGAAGCATTTGTCGGAAATGGCTCCAATGCACTTGCTCTAGCAAATGTAAAAGATGCAAAGCTAGATTATGACGGCAGTCTTACAAGTGTACAATCATTCTACCAAGGTATGATCGGGGATATGGGGGTTAATGCTGCTGAGTCAAATCGTTTGGCAGATAATGCATTGACGTTAAAGGATTCGGTTGACAAGCGCAGAATGTCAACTAGCAGTGTCTCATTAGATGAAGAAATGACCAATATGATTAAGTTCCAGCATGCTTATAATGCAGCAGCAAGGAACATGACGGCTGTCGATGAAATGCTAGATAAAATTATTAACGGCATGGGCTTAGTCGGCAGATAA
- the fliW gene encoding flagellar assembly protein FliW has translation MQLQTKYNGEVQVKQEDILHFNQGLPSFEEETEFILLPFAEGSPFLILQSTKTKELAFVLVNPFDFFQDYQVKIEDAVKEQLEINNRDEVMILVLLTLQEPFKKTTANLQGPLIINVAKKLAKQVILNTSNYQTKHYLFPQQPSKVQEGK, from the coding sequence ATGCAATTACAAACGAAGTATAATGGTGAAGTCCAAGTGAAACAAGAAGACATCCTTCATTTCAATCAAGGCCTGCCCAGCTTTGAAGAAGAAACAGAATTTATCTTATTGCCTTTCGCAGAAGGAAGCCCGTTTCTAATCTTGCAATCAACGAAAACAAAAGAGTTAGCATTTGTACTAGTAAATCCGTTTGATTTTTTTCAAGACTACCAAGTTAAAATCGAAGATGCGGTTAAAGAACAATTAGAGATTAATAATCGGGATGAAGTAATGATCCTCGTTCTATTAACATTGCAAGAGCCATTCAAAAAAACGACAGCCAACCTGCAAGGTCCTCTCATTATTAATGTAGCCAAGAAGCTGGCTAAGCAGGTTATCTTAAATACAAGCAATTATCAAACAAAGCACTATCTATTTCCACAACAACCTTCTAAAGTACAGGAGGGAAAATAA
- a CDS encoding DUF6470 family protein — protein MQLPRLEIQTEQAHLGMNQRRANIEIRQHHADIQLKQPHADVKIHQKHGKIKIDQSAAFADANLKGIFQRIKEWTQKKTGYC, from the coding sequence ATGCAGCTTCCACGCCTTGAGATACAAACAGAACAGGCGCACCTAGGTATGAATCAACGTAGAGCCAACATTGAAATTCGTCAACATCATGCAGACATTCAATTAAAGCAGCCACATGCTGATGTGAAAATTCATCAAAAGCATGGCAAAATTAAAATTGACCAATCAGCAGCGTTTGCAGATGCAAACCTAAAAGGGATTTTTCAAAGAATCAAAGAATGGACACAAAAAAAGACCGGATACTGTTAA
- a CDS encoding flagellin produces the protein MIINHNLPAMNSYRQLGMNQAGAAKSMEKLSSGLRINRAGDDAAGLAISEKMRGQISGLNQAQRNSQDAISLIQTAEGALNETHSILQRMRELATQASNDTNTDQDRQELQKELNQLTSEINRIGNNTEFNQKKLLNGSQSLKAGDYVASAGDVQSGNGLKMQVGANSMQNFTVDIFDMRAEALGIAGSGGATAQIGSSSMAGQTTNAWQDSTNEVYYDETGAKTSGKTVITENGTTVGAEQVAKSSDAQFVSGASAADANKLTDVGNSSGSTVYALDIQSHKTATAAISVIDAAINQVSAERSKMGAFQNRLEHTITNLGNASENLQAAESRVRDVDMAKEMMSFTKNNILSQASQAMLAQANQRPQSVLQLLG, from the coding sequence ATGATTATCAATCATAACTTACCTGCGATGAACTCTTATCGTCAATTAGGTATGAACCAAGCAGGCGCTGCAAAATCAATGGAGAAGCTTTCTTCAGGTCTACGCATTAACCGTGCTGGCGATGACGCTGCTGGTCTTGCAATCTCTGAAAAAATGCGTGGTCAAATCAGCGGTTTGAACCAAGCACAACGTAACTCTCAAGATGCGATCTCTTTAATCCAAACGGCTGAAGGTGCTTTGAATGAAACTCATTCAATCCTTCAACGTATGCGTGAGCTTGCTACTCAAGCATCAAACGATACGAATACAGATCAAGACCGTCAAGAGCTTCAAAAAGAGCTTAACCAATTGACTTCTGAAATCAACCGTATCGGTAACAATACTGAGTTTAACCAAAAGAAACTACTTAATGGTTCTCAAAGCCTTAAAGCGGGTGACTATGTAGCATCTGCTGGGGATGTGCAAAGTGGCAATGGTTTAAAAATGCAAGTAGGTGCAAACAGCATGCAAAACTTCACTGTAGATATCTTTGATATGCGTGCTGAAGCATTGGGTATTGCTGGAAGTGGAGGAGCGACGGCTCAAATTGGTTCATCTTCTATGGCAGGACAAACAACAAATGCATGGCAAGATTCTACCAATGAAGTATATTATGATGAAACAGGAGCGAAAACTTCTGGTAAAACTGTAATCACAGAAAATGGAACAACAGTCGGAGCTGAGCAAGTTGCGAAGTCTTCTGACGCGCAATTTGTTTCTGGCGCATCTGCAGCAGATGCAAATAAGCTTACTGATGTAGGTAACTCAAGCGGTAGTACTGTATATGCATTAGATATTCAATCTCATAAAACAGCTACAGCTGCAATTTCTGTAATTGACGCAGCAATCAACCAAGTATCCGCTGAGCGTTCTAAGATGGGTGCCTTCCAAAACCGTCTAGAACATACAATTACTAACCTTGGTAATGCTTCTGAAAACTTACAGGCTGCTGAATCTCGTGTTCGTGACGTAGATATGGCGAAGGAGATGATGAGCTTTACGAAGAATAATATTCTTTCTCAAGCATCTCAAGCTATGTTGGCTCAAGCTAACCAACGTCCACAATCTGTACTTCAATTACTTGGATAA
- a CDS encoding DUF6470 family protein produces MMKIENGYGAIQRIVKANSDLKTYEFNIGFIPKSASQVKFQYEPGEAQINIKPNKAFIKITPNKPEIKYNQWVTEIYMKQKNSIDITAVGININKIF; encoded by the coding sequence ATGATGAAAATTGAAAATGGCTACGGTGCAATCCAGCGAATCGTCAAAGCTAATAGTGACCTAAAAACCTATGAATTCAATATTGGATTCATTCCCAAAAGTGCTTCCCAAGTTAAGTTCCAATATGAACCTGGAGAAGCACAAATCAATATTAAACCTAATAAAGCATTCATAAAAATTACACCAAACAAGCCAGAAATAAAATATAACCAATGGGTCACGGAAATTTATATGAAACAAAAGAATTCTATCGATATTACAGCCGTTGGGATCAACATTAATAAAATTTTCTGA
- a CDS encoding NAD-dependent epimerase/dehydratase family protein has translation MVKENGKLYGESIFITGGAGFIGSALIESLIENNQIIVYDNFSRDSIRDKTFYNHKNLKIIKGDILDIELLNRSIQGSTYVVHAAGIAGVDTVIKSPITTMKVNMAGSLNVLEAASSLSNCKRVICFSTSEVFGQIAFRSEETSPTVLGAVGEARWTYAVSKLSEEHLAYAYFKERGLPTVTVRPFNVYGPGQVGEGAIRTFIKKALKDKEIEIHGDGTQIRAWCFIDDMVEGIIRCMNSTNAIGESFNIGNSRTVTTIYGLANTIIRVLGSNSKINFIQKNGADIELRIPTIEKAKRLIGFEAKVDLEEGIKSTADFYREKA, from the coding sequence ATGGTTAAAGAAAATGGTAAGTTATATGGTGAATCAATATTTATTACTGGTGGAGCAGGGTTTATAGGATCAGCATTAATTGAAAGTCTTATCGAAAATAATCAAATAATTGTGTATGATAATTTTTCAAGGGACTCCATAAGGGATAAGACTTTTTATAATCATAAAAACCTTAAAATTATAAAGGGAGATATCTTAGATATTGAATTACTAAATAGATCAATACAAGGTTCAACTTATGTAGTACATGCTGCTGGGATTGCTGGCGTAGATACGGTTATTAAAAGTCCAATTACAACGATGAAAGTTAATATGGCTGGTTCTTTAAATGTTTTGGAGGCTGCAAGCTCTTTATCCAATTGTAAAAGAGTTATTTGTTTTAGCACCAGTGAGGTGTTTGGACAGATTGCATTTCGCTCAGAAGAAACTAGTCCCACGGTATTAGGGGCTGTGGGAGAAGCTAGGTGGACTTATGCGGTGAGTAAATTATCAGAAGAACATTTAGCTTATGCTTATTTTAAAGAAAGAGGGTTGCCAACGGTAACAGTCCGCCCTTTTAATGTATATGGACCAGGTCAAGTTGGGGAGGGAGCAATTCGTACATTTATAAAGAAAGCCCTAAAAGATAAGGAAATTGAAATTCATGGTGATGGTACACAAATTAGAGCATGGTGCTTTATAGATGATATGGTTGAGGGGATTATCCGCTGTATGAATTCTACCAATGCTATAGGTGAATCATTTAATATTGGAAACTCGCGAACAGTAACAACAATATATGGTTTGGCTAACACTATTATAAGAGTACTTGGCTCAAATTCTAAAATCAATTTCATACAAAAAAATGGAGCGGATATAGAGCTTAGAATACCTACAATTGAAAAAGCGAAAAGGTTAATTGGTTTTGAGGCAAAGGTTGATTTGGAAGAAGGGATAAAAAGTACGGCAGATTTCTATAGGGAGAAAGCATAA
- a CDS encoding polysaccharide biosynthesis protein — MSNIYKGKKILIIGGTGTIGQHLLKTLLTHQPEVIRIFSRDEHKQFELQQKMYKHRNIRYLIGDVRDEKRLIRAMEDIDYVFHLAAMKHVPACEYNPFEAVKTNVIGTQNVIQAATTMDVKRVLFTSTDKAIAPANTYGATKLTAERLISAAEYQKGPKQTIFSSVRFGNVMGSRGSVIPLFKKQIVEEQRITVTNLDMLRYMMTPSQAISLILEANERAYGGEVFVLKMPVIKLKDLVDIIIEEVSKKHNIPRGRIDIQEIGLRPGEKMYEELMTEDEARIALEDEEMFVLQSPYRNVEAQYVKKLSLIGKAPAPLQENVIDKETLRKWLITEQLI, encoded by the coding sequence GTGTCAAACATCTATAAAGGTAAAAAAATACTTATCATTGGTGGTACAGGAACAATAGGACAGCATTTATTAAAAACTCTTTTGACTCATCAACCTGAAGTAATCCGTATTTTTAGTAGGGATGAACATAAACAATTTGAGTTGCAGCAAAAAATGTATAAACATCGTAATATTCGTTATCTAATTGGCGATGTACGGGATGAAAAACGGCTAATTAGAGCAATGGAAGATATTGATTATGTTTTTCATTTAGCAGCTATGAAGCATGTTCCTGCATGTGAATATAACCCATTTGAAGCAGTGAAAACTAATGTTATAGGTACACAAAATGTCATTCAAGCCGCTACAACTATGGATGTTAAACGTGTTCTGTTTACAAGTACGGATAAAGCGATTGCCCCTGCAAATACTTACGGGGCTACAAAGTTAACGGCTGAAAGGTTAATATCTGCTGCTGAATATCAAAAAGGTCCCAAGCAAACCATTTTCAGTTCAGTCCGTTTTGGTAATGTGATGGGTTCTAGAGGATCCGTAATCCCGCTTTTTAAAAAACAAATTGTAGAAGAACAACGTATCACTGTTACGAATCTAGATATGCTACGGTATATGATGACACCATCTCAGGCAATATCGCTTATTCTTGAAGCAAACGAAAGGGCTTATGGTGGAGAAGTATTTGTTTTGAAAATGCCTGTTATTAAGCTTAAGGATTTGGTGGATATTATCATTGAGGAAGTATCAAAAAAACATAATATACCTAGAGGGAGAATTGATATTCAAGAAATAGGTCTTCGTCCAGGTGAAAAAATGTATGAAGAGCTAATGACTGAGGATGAAGCGCGTATAGCTCTCGAAGATGAAGAAATGTTCGTTCTTCAATCACCATATAGAAATGTGGAAGCGCAATATGTAAAAAAGTTAAGTCTTATAGGAAAAGCTCCTGCTCCACTTCAAGAAAATGTAATTGATAAAGAGACGCTACGAAAGTGGTTGATTACTGAACAATTGATATGA